One window of Planctomycetia bacterium genomic DNA carries:
- a CDS encoding deoxyguanosinetriphosphate triphosphohydrolase, whose product MSGGEALATYAVSAANSRGRAHAETDLLDDCPFQTDRQRILNCMAFRRLRHKTQVFVADHGDHFRTRLTHTLEVVAQAQRLAGLLGLSARLAGGIAMAHDLGHPPFGHAGEKALAALMSDAGGFEHNLQSLRVVDYLEHPYPAFRGLNLSFELRESLLKHQTWYDKPDRNRALGDGVAALINSGPSAPLEGQVANLADTIAYTLHDIEDGLVEGALAEEAIAASALWREAADHVRKRFPDSPLPAIRRPILDLINRRIVKDAAEESTRRIKSAGVKTVDDVRSLQQQLIGFSAALEKEMERLGSMLLESLYKNHRVIRMDSKARRLIRELFDAYRAEPALMPERFAARIPEQGPGRVICDYIAGMTDQFCQDEHRRLFSASSFE is encoded by the coding sequence ATGTCTGGTGGCGAGGCTCTGGCAACCTATGCAGTCTCCGCGGCAAACTCGCGCGGCCGCGCCCACGCCGAAACCGACCTGCTCGACGACTGCCCCTTCCAGACCGATCGCCAGAGAATCCTGAATTGCATGGCCTTCCGCCGCCTGCGCCACAAGACCCAGGTCTTCGTCGCCGATCACGGCGACCACTTCCGCACCCGACTCACCCATACCCTCGAAGTCGTCGCCCAGGCCCAGCGCCTCGCCGGCCTGCTCGGCCTCAGCGCGCGACTCGCCGGCGGCATCGCCATGGCCCACGACCTCGGACATCCGCCCTTCGGCCACGCCGGCGAAAAGGCGCTCGCCGCACTGATGTCCGACGCCGGCGGCTTCGAGCACAACCTGCAATCCCTCCGCGTCGTCGACTATCTCGAGCATCCCTATCCCGCCTTCCGCGGGTTGAATCTCAGCTTCGAACTGCGCGAGTCCCTCCTCAAACACCAGACCTGGTACGACAAACCCGACCGCAATCGCGCGCTCGGTGACGGCGTCGCCGCGCTGATTAACTCCGGCCCCTCCGCCCCCCTCGAAGGTCAGGTCGCCAATCTCGCCGACACCATTGCCTACACCCTTCACGACATCGAAGACGGCCTCGTCGAAGGCGCCCTGGCCGAGGAAGCCATCGCCGCCAGCGCCCTTTGGCGCGAAGCCGCCGATCATGTTCGCAAGCGTTTTCCCGATTCCCCGCTCCCCGCGATCCGCCGGCCCATCCTCGACCTGATCAACCGCCGCATCGTCAAAGACGCCGCCGAAGAGAGCACCCGCCGAATCAAATCCGCCGGCGTCAAGACCGTCGACGACGTCCGGTCCCTTCAGCAGCAACTCATCGGCTTCTCTGCGGCCCTTGAAAAAGAGATGGAGCGCCTCGGCTCGATGCTGCTCGAGTCGCTCTACAAGAATCACCGCGTCATCCGCATGGACTCCAAGGCCCGACGCCTGATCCGCGAGCTCTTTGACGCCTATCGGGCCGAACCGGCCCTCATGCCCGAGCGATTCGCCGCGAGAATCCCCGAGCAGGGCCCCGGCCGCGTCATCTGCGACTACATCGCCGGAATGACCGACCAGTTTTGTCAGGATGAGCACCGCAGGCTCTTTTCGGCGTCCAGTTTCGAGTAA
- a CDS encoding NAD-dependent epimerase/dehydratase family protein — translation MGAQGLRKPAVLITGASGEVGYGLIERLSQSNERDLIALDIKDVDEALRAKCAASIIGDILDNNLLQRLISQYEIHAIYHLAALLSTRAEYTPDTAHRVNVEGTLNLLQLAHEQARWHGNPVKFIFPSSIAVYGLPGPGEKKEAGRVLEHQWNFPTTMYGCNKLYCEQLGRYYTLHYRQLAAEKSKSGVDFRSLRFPGLISAVTMPTGGTSDYAVEMIHAAARGEPYDCFVSAEAKLPFMVMPDAIRSLIVLADAPADRLTQRTYNVSAFSLTAGELKDRVMAAFPNAVIRFKPDAPRARIVDTWPADVDDSAARRDWGWAPEYELDRAFSDYLIPAIIKRYRDK, via the coding sequence TTGGGCGCTCAAGGTCTTCGAAAGCCTGCGGTCCTCATTACCGGCGCGAGCGGCGAGGTGGGCTACGGCCTCATCGAGCGCCTCAGCCAATCCAATGAACGCGATCTCATCGCCCTCGACATCAAGGATGTCGACGAAGCCCTCCGCGCCAAGTGCGCCGCCTCGATCATCGGCGACATTCTCGACAACAACCTCCTCCAGCGACTCATCAGCCAGTACGAGATTCACGCCATCTATCACCTCGCGGCCCTGCTCTCCACCCGCGCCGAATACACCCCCGACACCGCCCATCGCGTCAACGTCGAGGGCACGCTCAATCTCCTCCAACTCGCCCACGAGCAGGCCCGATGGCATGGCAACCCGGTCAAGTTCATCTTCCCCAGTTCGATCGCCGTCTACGGCCTGCCCGGTCCCGGCGAGAAAAAGGAAGCCGGCCGCGTCCTCGAACATCAGTGGAACTTCCCTACGACCATGTACGGCTGCAACAAGCTCTACTGCGAGCAGCTCGGCCGTTACTACACCCTGCACTATCGCCAGCTCGCCGCCGAAAAGTCCAAGAGCGGCGTCGATTTCAGATCGCTCCGCTTCCCCGGCCTCATCAGTGCCGTCACCATGCCCACCGGCGGCACCAGCGATTACGCCGTCGAGATGATTCACGCCGCCGCCCGCGGCGAACCATACGATTGCTTCGTCTCCGCCGAAGCAAAGCTTCCCTTCATGGTCATGCCCGATGCGATTCGCTCCCTGATCGTCCTCGCCGATGCCCCCGCCGACCGCCTCACCCAGCGCACCTACAACGTCTCAGCCTTCAGCCTCACCGCCGGCGAGTTGAAGGACCGAGTCATGGCCGCCTTTCCAAACGCCGTCATCCGATTCAAGCCCGATGCCCCCCGGGCTCGTATCGTCGATACCTGGCCCGCCGACGTCGACGACTCCGCGGCCCGCCGCGACTGGGGTTGGGCGCCCGAGTACGAACTCGACCGCGCCTTCAGCGACTATTTGATACCCGCAATCATCAAGCGCTATCGCGACAAATAA
- a CDS encoding aminotransferase class I/II-fold pyridoxal phosphate-dependent enzyme, with translation MTSIWQQIDGDLATLQAAGQFKHLKTLMQPMGAESEIDGVGKVVVLCSNDYLGLANHPQVVAAGIDAQKRWGAGTGSVRFICGTFGYHHELERTIADLSATQAATSYVSCWNANEAVIATLMTIGGDSVCAISDELNHASIIDAVRLGRQINKASKSAVYKHSDMNDLESKLKDAASASCRIVITDGVFSMEGDIAKLDKVHALCEQYGAMLIVDDSHGVGVCGPTGRGVAEHYGLHGKIDCMTGTLGKALGGAAGGYVASKKNLIELMVQKSRPQIFSNAVPSATAGAARKAIEILMSDVSRVEKLRENVHYMREGLKKRGFETVEGPSAITPIILGPTAKAIAASKRLLELGVFVIGFGYPVVPEGSARLRVQISAAHETAHLDRALDAFSKL, from the coding sequence ATGACATCAATCTGGCAGCAAATCGACGGCGATCTGGCGACCCTCCAGGCCGCCGGACAGTTCAAGCATTTGAAGACGCTGATGCAGCCGATGGGCGCCGAGTCCGAAATCGACGGCGTCGGCAAGGTTGTTGTCCTTTGTTCGAACGACTATCTCGGCCTCGCCAATCATCCCCAGGTCGTCGCCGCCGGCATCGACGCCCAGAAGCGGTGGGGGGCCGGCACCGGTTCCGTCCGCTTCATCTGCGGCACCTTCGGCTATCACCACGAACTCGAGCGCACCATCGCCGACCTCTCCGCGACCCAGGCCGCGACCAGCTACGTCTCCTGCTGGAATGCCAACGAGGCCGTCATCGCCACCCTCATGACCATCGGCGGCGACAGTGTGTGCGCCATCAGCGACGAGTTGAACCACGCCTCCATCATCGACGCCGTGCGCCTCGGCCGGCAGATCAACAAAGCCTCGAAGTCCGCCGTCTACAAGCACTCCGACATGAACGACCTGGAGTCCAAGCTGAAAGACGCCGCCTCCGCCTCCTGCCGCATCGTCATCACCGACGGCGTCTTCTCCATGGAGGGCGACATCGCCAAATTGGATAAGGTTCACGCCCTCTGCGAGCAGTACGGCGCCATGCTCATCGTCGATGATTCTCACGGCGTCGGCGTCTGCGGTCCGACCGGCCGCGGCGTCGCCGAGCACTACGGTCTCCACGGCAAGATCGACTGCATGACCGGCACCCTCGGCAAGGCCCTCGGCGGCGCGGCAGGTGGTTACGTCGCTTCGAAAAAGAATCTCATCGAACTCATGGTGCAGAAGTCCCGCCCGCAGATTTTCTCAAACGCCGTCCCGTCGGCCACCGCCGGCGCCGCCCGAAAGGCCATTGAGATTCTCATGAGCGATGTCTCGCGCGTCGAAAAGCTGCGCGAGAACGTCCACTACATGCGCGAAGGCCTCAAGAAGCGCGGCTTCGAAACCGTCGAAGGCCCCAGCGCCATCACCCCCATCATCCTCGGTCCCACCGCCAAGGCCATCGCCGCCAGCAAGCGCCTCCTGGAGCTCGGCGTCTTCGTCATCGGCTTCGGCTATCCCGTCGTCCCCGAGGGAAGCGCCCGCCTGCGCGTGCAGATCTCCGCGGCCCACGAGACCGCCCACCTCGATAGAGCACTCGACGCCTTCAGCAAGCTCTGA
- a CDS encoding Fe(2+)-trafficking protein: MSNEERIQKLKLQAEANPGDELANFALGSALLEAGRPEEAGPSLQRVLALNSKNSKAYELLGESQIGAGLRDLAIQTLTNGYRVAHKNGDLMPMKKMGELLESLGAPIPTVAEKQISQISPGGGTPGFSCRRCGGNGPALNERPFKGALGEEILASVCQACWKEWVGMGTKVINELRLPMFDPQAQEVYDKHMKEFLMLT, translated from the coding sequence ATGTCCAACGAAGAGCGTATCCAAAAACTAAAACTGCAGGCCGAAGCCAACCCCGGCGACGAATTGGCCAACTTCGCACTGGGTAGCGCCCTCCTCGAAGCAGGCAGGCCCGAAGAAGCCGGCCCCAGCCTCCAGCGCGTCCTCGCCCTAAACAGCAAAAACTCCAAGGCCTACGAACTCCTCGGCGAGTCGCAGATCGGCGCCGGCCTCCGCGATCTCGCCATCCAGACCCTCACCAACGGCTACCGCGTCGCCCACAAAAACGGCGACCTCATGCCCATGAAAAAAATGGGCGAGCTGCTCGAAAGCCTCGGCGCCCCGATCCCCACCGTCGCGGAAAAGCAAATCTCGCAGATCTCGCCGGGCGGCGGCACCCCAGGCTTCTCATGTCGACGCTGCGGCGGCAACGGTCCCGCCCTCAATGAGCGTCCCTTCAAAGGCGCGCTCGGCGAAGAGATTCTCGCAAGCGTCTGTCAGGCCTGCTGGAAAGAATGGGTTGGCATGGGCACCAAGGTCATCAACGAACTGCGCCTGCCCATGTTCGACCCCCAGGCTCAGGAAGTCTACGACAAGCACATGAAGGAATTCCTCATGCTGACCTGA
- a CDS encoding lysophospholipid acyltransferase family protein encodes MRARRPWIDYAQYVAVRFVATLFSSVPIETNLRMMRSLGWLWFWLPHALPETRFPRWLKSIAIFRWLAKVEYALNRLLGKFRDHRNRAETHIRAAFPEYSDEEVKRVALRSMQQLAMLAVELLLAPRLITQWTWARHIQLRSLDEAIRVLLGKRGCIMLTGHYGNWELLGYTLAILGFDIVAVMRPLDNEYLNRYLLDRREQSGLRLLYKKGATQSAEDVIQSRGALCFIADQNAGSKGIFVDFLGRKASTYKSIGLLAMDLQVPIVCGCARRIAEGFKYEICVDRIIYPHEWQDKENPLLWITQEYSKAMETAIRAAPEQYLWIHRRWKTRPKEELEAAKLALAEPAAAT; translated from the coding sequence ATGAGAGCCCGCCGCCCCTGGATTGATTACGCGCAGTACGTCGCCGTACGCTTCGTCGCGACCCTCTTCTCCAGCGTGCCCATCGAGACGAATCTCCGCATGATGCGCTCGCTCGGCTGGCTCTGGTTCTGGCTCCCGCACGCCCTCCCCGAGACAAGGTTCCCCCGCTGGCTCAAGTCCATCGCCATTTTCCGCTGGCTCGCCAAGGTCGAATACGCCCTCAACCGCCTCCTCGGAAAGTTCCGCGACCACCGCAACCGCGCCGAAACCCACATCCGCGCCGCCTTCCCCGAATACTCCGATGAAGAAGTGAAAAGAGTCGCCCTCAGGTCCATGCAGCAGCTCGCCATGCTCGCCGTCGAACTCCTCCTCGCCCCGCGGCTCATCACCCAATGGACCTGGGCCCGCCACATTCAGCTCCGCAGCCTCGACGAGGCCATCCGCGTCCTCCTTGGCAAGCGCGGCTGCATCATGCTCACCGGCCACTACGGCAACTGGGAACTGCTCGGCTACACCCTCGCCATCCTCGGCTTCGACATCGTCGCCGTCATGCGGCCCCTGGACAACGAATACCTCAACCGCTACCTCCTCGATCGCCGCGAGCAAAGCGGCCTCCGTCTCCTCTACAAAAAAGGCGCCACCCAGTCCGCCGAAGACGTCATCCAGTCCCGCGGCGCCCTCTGCTTCATCGCCGACCAGAACGCCGGCAGCAAGGGAATCTTCGTCGACTTCCTCGGTCGCAAGGCCTCCACCTACAAATCCATCGGCTTGCTCGCCATGGACCTGCAGGTCCCCATCGTCTGCGGATGCGCCCGCCGCATCGCCGAAGGTTTCAAATACGAAATCTGCGTCGATCGCATCATCTACCCCCACGAATGGCAGGACAAGGAAAACCCGCTCCTCTGGATCACCCAGGAATACTCCAAGGCCATGGAGACCGCGATCCGCGCCGCCCCCGAGCAATATCTCTGGATCCACCGCCGCTGGAAAACGCGCCCCAAGGAGGAATTGGAAGCCGCCAAACTCGCCCTCGCCGAGCCCGCCGCCGCGACCTGA
- a CDS encoding HIT domain-containing protein: MDEFPKNIWAPWRMEYIHSLAEESGGCFLCDYAAAPEKDSENLVLWRTDDFFVVLNRFPYTNGHLLVASCSHKGDLPDFADAKLAELMGHTRQAKTLLTHVVGAHGFNFGINFGRCAGAGLPDHLHVHVVPRWNGDTNFMAVLGGVRVIPEGLNQSYARLKAGAAMLGLPERS, translated from the coding sequence ATGGACGAATTTCCAAAAAATATCTGGGCCCCCTGGCGAATGGAGTACATCCATTCTCTGGCCGAAGAGTCGGGCGGCTGCTTCCTCTGCGACTACGCCGCCGCGCCGGAAAAGGACTCGGAGAACTTGGTCCTGTGGCGAACCGACGATTTCTTCGTCGTCCTCAACCGCTTCCCATACACCAACGGCCACCTGCTGGTGGCGTCATGCTCGCACAAGGGCGACCTGCCAGATTTCGCCGATGCAAAGCTCGCCGAGCTCATGGGCCATACGCGGCAGGCGAAGACGCTTCTGACCCATGTGGTAGGGGCCCACGGCTTCAACTTCGGCATCAATTTCGGCCGCTGTGCCGGCGCCGGCCTGCCCGACCACTTACACGTACACGTCGTCCCGCGCTGGAACGGCGACACAAACTTCATGGCTGTCCTGGGCGGCGTCCGCGTCATCCCGGAAGGCTTGAATCAGAGCTATGCACGACTCAAGGCCGGCGCAGCCATGCTGGGCCTGCCGGAAAGGTCTTAG
- a CDS encoding amidohydrolase family protein, whose product MHQPIMIIDCYTHVWESPEQLGLRQPDASMRQGRGISAMPLEGGWPDASTATHLAASDPVDKSFVLSFKSRYLGVEIPTSLVAQYVRQHPDKLIGVAGVDPTNLSEAIEDVSEAYEVHGMRAITVSPAAQDFHPADSRAMQVFAEAARLRMPVIIDHGHLRIESKMEFARPVLLDEVARELPHLKLVISHMGYPWVEECVVMLGKHPNVFADISSLLHRPWQAYNSLLSAYQFGVIDKLLFGSDFPFTTATTAIESLYRINQLVTGTNLPTVPRAHLAGIVERDAIGLLGITGQSSQKRAGQAELIDTHEG is encoded by the coding sequence ATGCACCAACCCATCATGATCATCGACTGCTACACGCACGTCTGGGAATCGCCGGAGCAACTGGGTCTGCGCCAGCCGGATGCTTCGATGAGGCAGGGCCGGGGGATTTCGGCCATGCCGCTTGAAGGGGGATGGCCTGATGCCTCGACCGCGACCCATCTCGCCGCCAGCGATCCCGTGGACAAGTCATTCGTCCTCAGCTTCAAGAGCCGATACCTCGGCGTCGAGATTCCCACCTCGCTCGTCGCCCAATACGTCCGGCAGCATCCAGACAAGTTGATCGGCGTCGCCGGCGTGGACCCGACCAACCTGTCCGAGGCCATCGAGGACGTCTCCGAGGCCTACGAAGTTCACGGCATGCGCGCCATTACCGTCTCGCCCGCCGCACAGGACTTCCACCCCGCCGACAGCAGGGCGATGCAGGTCTTCGCCGAGGCGGCCCGCCTGCGCATGCCGGTCATCATCGATCACGGCCACCTTCGCATCGAAAGCAAAATGGAATTCGCCCGGCCGGTCCTGCTCGACGAAGTTGCCCGCGAACTGCCGCACCTGAAGCTGGTCATCTCCCACATGGGTTACCCGTGGGTCGAGGAGTGCGTCGTCATGCTCGGCAAGCATCCCAACGTCTTCGCCGACATCAGCTCGCTCCTCCATCGTCCCTGGCAGGCCTACAACTCACTGCTCTCCGCATACCAGTTCGGCGTCATCGACAAGCTCCTCTTCGGAAGCGACTTCCCTTTCACCACAGCGACGACCGCCATCGAGTCGCTCTACCGAATCAACCAACTGGTCACCGGGACCAACCTGCCCACCGTCCCCCGGGCACACCTCGCCGGCATCGTCGAACGCGACGCCATCGGCCTCCTCGGGATCACCGGACAGTCCTCACAAAAACGGGCCGGCCAGGCGGAGCTGATTGACACCCATGAGGGCTAA
- a CDS encoding rod shape-determining protein MreC, whose product MSIWRSKPNRETVFVILMIVSGLSLLAPPGLSDSVKHIVQFMVPAQDLGRTAVMTFIGRVEALSDKDSKDEPSDLVLRELAAERALNLQLEGEVNRLRGLREGNVPPAVPLLDARVVARDIAAWRDSALVARGSLRGVGWKDWVASRFFINRGSASEVQPGQVVLARECLIGRVDQVSPYMARVRLLCDKESPRIAVRIASRVGNEFRFINFECSLRGSGMGKMSIENVEARYIESAGETEEPGAETELRIKVGDLVYTSPDQFGLPAPMVVGRITEITENPLKRLVHNLVVEPLVTIDQLQDVFVIPLLGEAPLKIP is encoded by the coding sequence ATGTCGATTTGGCGATCGAAACCCAACCGCGAGACGGTCTTCGTGATCCTGATGATTGTTTCGGGGCTTTCGCTGCTTGCGCCGCCGGGATTGAGCGACTCGGTCAAGCATATTGTGCAGTTCATGGTGCCGGCGCAGGACCTGGGGCGGACGGCGGTGATGACATTCATTGGGCGGGTTGAGGCGCTGAGCGACAAGGATTCGAAGGATGAGCCTTCGGACCTGGTGCTGAGGGAGCTTGCGGCGGAGCGGGCGCTGAACCTGCAACTCGAGGGTGAGGTGAATCGGCTGCGCGGTTTGCGCGAGGGGAATGTTCCGCCGGCGGTGCCGCTATTGGATGCGCGGGTAGTGGCGCGGGATATCGCGGCTTGGCGGGATTCGGCGCTGGTGGCACGCGGGTCGCTTCGGGGAGTTGGGTGGAAGGACTGGGTGGCGTCGCGCTTTTTCATTAATCGCGGGAGTGCCAGCGAGGTGCAACCGGGGCAAGTTGTGCTGGCGCGCGAATGTCTGATCGGGCGAGTGGATCAGGTGAGCCCCTACATGGCGCGGGTACGGCTTCTGTGCGACAAGGAGAGTCCGCGGATCGCGGTGCGGATTGCATCGCGGGTCGGGAACGAGTTTCGATTCATCAATTTCGAGTGCAGCCTGCGCGGGTCGGGCATGGGCAAGATGTCGATTGAGAATGTGGAGGCGCGATACATCGAGAGCGCCGGCGAAACGGAGGAGCCCGGGGCGGAGACGGAGCTGCGCATCAAGGTGGGCGATCTGGTGTATACGTCGCCGGACCAATTCGGGCTGCCGGCGCCGATGGTCGTCGGTCGTATCACCGAGATTACCGAGAATCCCCTCAAGCGGCTGGTCCACAACCTCGTCGTCGAGCCCCTGGTGACGATCGATCAACTTCAGGATGTGTTCGTGATTCCGCTTTTGGGCGAGGCGCCGCTGAAGATTCCTTGA
- the pgsA gene encoding CDP-diacylglycerol--glycerol-3-phosphate 3-phosphatidyltransferase, which produces MNIPNQITTGRLLLSLVFLGLLSQFEWSHRDEHLWLINWAFWIFIVCAVGDIVDGYLARRHNQITSLGRVLDPFADKILVCGGFVMLLGTGFYDAEGRSVTGLEAWMVVVIVGRELLISSLRGFSEASGKPYAANYWGKVKMVIQSVTVPWIIRTLGPAREVPWLMTARDVLIWSTIIVTVLSTLSYLSASRAALLEKSRG; this is translated from the coding sequence ATGAACATCCCCAATCAGATTACGACCGGTCGCCTTCTCCTGTCTCTGGTATTTCTCGGGCTCCTTTCGCAGTTTGAATGGTCCCATCGGGACGAGCACCTCTGGCTGATCAATTGGGCGTTCTGGATCTTCATCGTCTGCGCCGTGGGCGACATCGTCGACGGCTACCTTGCACGGCGGCACAACCAGATCACATCGCTGGGGCGGGTTCTCGATCCTTTCGCGGACAAGATTCTCGTTTGCGGCGGGTTCGTCATGCTGCTGGGGACCGGCTTCTACGACGCCGAGGGCAGGAGCGTGACCGGGCTTGAGGCGTGGATGGTCGTGGTGATTGTCGGCCGCGAGCTACTCATCAGCAGCCTGCGCGGATTCTCCGAGGCGTCGGGCAAACCGTATGCGGCGAACTATTGGGGGAAGGTGAAGATGGTGATCCAGTCGGTGACGGTGCCGTGGATCATCCGCACGCTCGGACCGGCGCGCGAGGTACCGTGGCTGATGACGGCCCGGGACGTGCTGATCTGGTCGACGATCATCGTCACGGTGCTTTCGACGCTTTCATATCTCTCTGCATCGCGTGCCGCCCTGCTGGAGAAGTCCCGTGGGTGA
- a CDS encoding dTDP-4-dehydrorhamnose 3,5-epimerase family protein → MIDGVRAKRSRVLPDERGRLGEIIRADDPWFEKFGQVYFTTTFPGIVKAWHYHKLQTDHFYCIRGTIKLAMYDAREGSATKGEVNEIYMSEHLPSLVCIPPGVYHGWMNVCDVETIVVNMTTECYDYKKPDEFRAHPHENDIPYDWTRKDG, encoded by the coding sequence GTGATTGACGGGGTTCGAGCCAAACGGTCGCGCGTGCTGCCGGACGAGCGCGGGCGGCTGGGGGAGATCATTCGCGCCGACGACCCGTGGTTTGAGAAATTCGGGCAGGTCTATTTCACCACGACCTTTCCGGGAATCGTGAAGGCCTGGCACTATCACAAGCTGCAGACGGATCACTTCTACTGCATTCGCGGGACAATCAAGCTGGCGATGTACGATGCGCGCGAGGGCTCGGCGACGAAGGGCGAAGTGAACGAGATTTACATGAGCGAGCATCTGCCGTCGCTGGTGTGCATTCCGCCCGGGGTTTATCACGGCTGGATGAACGTGTGCGACGTGGAGACGATCGTCGTGAACATGACGACGGAGTGCTACGACTACAAGAAGCCGGACGAGTTTCGGGCCCATCCGCACGAGAACGACATCCCCTATGACTGGACGCGCAAGGATGGTTGA
- a CDS encoding undecaprenyl-diphosphate phosphatase, whose product MGDTLRAVILGIIEGLTEFLPVSSTGHMIVAMPWLGIDGEAAPWPTFLYFIQTGAILAVVIYFFRPLIAACLTKPANGWRSHLISKLIIAMIPAAAIGIPLNDVAEAYLEKPVPVAAALIVGGVVMVLIERRYRRTTGPHVNDITIRQAFLVGLAQCVAIIPGTSRSMATIMGGLMVGMTGSVAAQFSFYLAIPTLLGAGILRIFKHRDALTGEHAQVMMIGFGVSFVVALAVVAAFMRYIQTKPLWPFAIYRMALGAAVLAWFFLRAANSAGQTALAGL is encoded by the coding sequence GTGGGTGACACCCTGCGCGCGGTCATTCTGGGGATCATCGAGGGTCTGACCGAGTTTCTTCCGGTGTCCAGCACCGGTCACATGATCGTGGCCATGCCGTGGCTGGGGATCGACGGCGAGGCGGCGCCTTGGCCGACGTTTCTTTATTTCATCCAGACGGGGGCGATCCTCGCGGTGGTCATTTATTTTTTTCGGCCGCTGATTGCGGCGTGCCTGACCAAGCCGGCCAATGGCTGGCGGAGTCATCTCATCAGCAAGCTGATCATCGCGATGATCCCGGCGGCGGCGATCGGCATTCCGCTGAATGACGTCGCCGAGGCCTATCTGGAGAAGCCGGTTCCCGTGGCGGCGGCGCTGATTGTCGGCGGCGTGGTGATGGTGTTGATTGAGCGCCGGTATCGCCGAACGACGGGGCCGCATGTGAATGACATCACGATCAGGCAGGCGTTTCTCGTCGGACTGGCGCAGTGCGTGGCGATCATTCCCGGCACGAGCCGTTCAATGGCGACGATCATGGGCGGATTGATGGTGGGGATGACCGGGTCGGTCGCGGCGCAGTTTTCTTTTTATCTGGCGATCCCGACGCTGCTGGGGGCGGGCATTCTGCGCATCTTCAAGCACCGGGACGCCCTGACCGGCGAGCACGCCCAGGTGATGATGATCGGGTTCGGTGTGTCATTTGTGGTGGCGCTGGCCGTCGTGGCGGCGTTTATGAGGTACATTCAGACCAAGCCGCTCTGGCCATTTGCCATTTATCGCATGGCCCTGGGGGCGGCGGTGCTGGCGTGGTTCTTCCTGCGGGCCGCGAATTCGGCCGGGCAGACGGCGCTCGCCGGGCTCTAA